The following are encoded in a window of Gramella sp. MT6 genomic DNA:
- a CDS encoding tyrosine-type recombinase/integrase yields MRSTFNLKEPKKDGDSLILFSAYFKNEGRKFVYSTGEVINPIDWDFENRQPKNLNGRTAKSDQQRTIKRQLDRYSNFFTDTVNSFKLSNRELLIVDIKDEFDIEFKRTKAISNKFFSVYDSFLYMKKSDFTDEANSETTIKRYEYNKKLLEDFQDHRKKKIHFNQINQSFYNKFIQYCIEEKKHSANTLRRNVGLLKTFLYWALENNHTYKTDFQKFKAPKAQQTDEIALTIDQVEKVFEYDLSKKPKLERVRDLFVFGCVTGLRISNYSKIKKNDIQNGNIKVRDQKNKDKSLEIPLNDFSNYILKKYDYKLPTISTQKFNSYIKDVFEEMEYKDRLKKTIKIGKDLIEKENFFYERISSHTARRSFITIMKNKKIPDKIIMGYTGHRSLEVFNKYYKPNNEDKKDFMQTVWKMKNSPLKKAE; encoded by the coding sequence ATGAGATCAACATTTAATTTGAAAGAACCCAAGAAAGATGGGGATTCCCTAATACTCTTTTCAGCTTACTTCAAAAACGAAGGAAGAAAATTTGTCTACTCTACCGGAGAAGTGATTAATCCTATCGATTGGGACTTTGAAAATAGACAGCCAAAGAACCTCAACGGGAGAACTGCAAAGTCAGATCAACAAAGAACTATTAAAAGACAGCTAGACAGGTATTCCAACTTCTTTACTGATACTGTAAACTCATTTAAGCTTTCAAATAGAGAGCTATTAATAGTTGACATAAAAGATGAATTTGATATTGAATTTAAACGTACTAAGGCAATCTCAAATAAGTTTTTCAGCGTTTATGATAGTTTTCTGTATATGAAGAAAAGTGATTTCACAGATGAAGCCAATTCTGAAACTACCATAAAGCGATACGAATACAATAAAAAGTTATTAGAAGACTTTCAGGACCACAGGAAGAAAAAGATTCATTTCAACCAGATTAATCAAAGCTTTTATAACAAATTCATTCAGTATTGTATTGAAGAAAAAAAACATTCAGCCAATACACTTAGAAGAAATGTTGGTCTATTAAAAACATTCCTTTATTGGGCTTTAGAAAATAATCACACCTACAAAACAGATTTTCAGAAATTCAAAGCACCTAAAGCTCAACAAACTGATGAAATTGCCTTAACAATCGATCAGGTTGAAAAAGTATTTGAATATGACCTAAGTAAAAAACCAAAATTAGAACGTGTAAGGGACTTATTTGTATTTGGCTGTGTAACAGGTCTAAGAATAAGTAATTACTCTAAAATCAAGAAGAATGACATTCAGAACGGCAATATAAAAGTTAGGGATCAGAAGAATAAAGATAAGTCCTTAGAAATTCCACTTAATGACTTCTCAAATTACATTCTGAAAAAGTACGATTATAAGTTACCTACTATTTCTACCCAAAAATTCAATTCTTATATCAAAGATGTTTTTGAAGAAATGGAATACAAAGACCGATTAAAGAAAACTATTAAGATAGGCAAAGACCTTATCGAAAAAGAAAATTTCTTCTATGAAAGAATCTCTTCACATACAGCACGAAGAAGCTTTATAACAATAATGAAAAATAAAAAGATTCCCGATAAAATTATTATGGGATATACCGGACATAGGAGTTTAGAAGTATTCAACAAATACTATAAACCTAATAACGAAGACAAAAAGGATTTTATGCAAACAGTATGGAAAATGAAAAATTCACCATTAAAAAAAGCTGAGTAA
- a CDS encoding M28 family peptidase, translated as MKKILVLVFPAILLSCSAQNGKVENADPMEYAKSITAEELKEHLYTFASDEFEGRETGEPGQKKAAEYLKNEYKSLDLPSPIGGDDYFQEVPSSYFRNGNIKSTENVLAFLKGSEKPEEILVISSHYDHVGIDDEGNIYNGADDDGSGTVGILEIAEAFVKASKDGYTPKRSILFLNVTGEEKGLVGSKFYTDEPVFPLENTVANLNIDMIGRIDPFHEGNENYVYLIGSDKLSTELHNLSEAVNSKYINLDLDYKYNDENDPNRFYYRSDHYNFAKNNIPIIFYFNGTHADYHKPTDTPDKIEYDLLAKRARLVFLTAWEIANRDARLVVDKAEDSASVGK; from the coding sequence ATGAAAAAAATATTGGTTTTGGTCTTTCCGGCCATCCTTTTATCCTGCAGTGCTCAAAATGGGAAGGTAGAAAATGCTGATCCTATGGAGTATGCTAAAAGCATTACTGCAGAAGAATTAAAAGAGCATCTGTACACTTTTGCCAGCGATGAATTTGAAGGTCGTGAGACCGGCGAACCAGGACAAAAGAAAGCTGCAGAGTATTTGAAAAATGAATACAAAAGTCTTGACCTACCCTCCCCTATAGGTGGTGACGATTATTTCCAGGAAGTTCCTTCCAGTTATTTTAGAAACGGAAATATAAAATCTACCGAGAACGTATTGGCCTTTCTTAAAGGGTCTGAAAAACCGGAGGAGATCCTGGTGATCTCTTCCCATTATGACCATGTAGGTATAGATGATGAAGGAAATATCTATAATGGAGCAGATGATGACGGATCTGGTACTGTAGGGATCCTTGAGATCGCCGAAGCTTTTGTAAAAGCCAGCAAAGATGGATACACTCCAAAAAGATCTATTCTTTTCCTAAATGTTACCGGGGAAGAAAAAGGACTTGTAGGGTCAAAATTCTATACAGACGAGCCGGTTTTTCCGTTGGAAAATACTGTGGCAAATCTAAATATAGATATGATTGGACGTATAGATCCGTTTCACGAAGGCAACGAAAACTATGTTTACCTTATTGGTAGTGATAAACTAAGTACAGAGCTACATAATTTAAGTGAGGCTGTGAATTCTAAGTACATTAATCTGGACCTGGATTATAAGTATAATGATGAAAACGATCCAAATCGGTTCTATTACCGAAGTGACCATTATAACTTCGCCAAGAACAATATCCCGATCATTTTTTACTTTAACGGGACTCACGCAGATTATCATAAACCTACAGATACCCCAGACAAAATTGAATATGACCTGTTAGCAAAAAGAGCAAGACTGGTATTCCTTACTGCCTGGGAGATCGCTAACCGCGATGCCAGACTGGTTGTAGATAAAGCTGAAGATTCTGCCAGCGTTGGAAAATAA
- a CDS encoding protein rep gives MYTLAENGTDKKGQDHIFVTGEGSDLSNKEALKGRAKRKTITQSMALSLIDVVKEKDDSEREKAYWNTYYCQSSITTSKGKLYGKYCKNRFCTLCCSIRKAEIINKYLPVIKEWEDPHFITLTVKSCNHNQLRSYIRSMKSTFKRIIEKHKKQDQRGTGEKLIGVKSLECCFNPQRRTYNPHFHLIVANKAMANIIVAEWINRSKKGMVSPKAQYILKTFDVEKNLIEIIKYGSKIFTEPDLKKRSKSNENERQMYVAALDTILAAMKGKRIFDRFGFNLPKKAKNNLSTTQLISDFKQWEFNPALANWQNIYNAEVLTDYKLPSDLAAMLSNNINGNIK, from the coding sequence ATGTATACATTAGCAGAAAACGGGACAGATAAAAAGGGACAGGATCACATATTTGTAACCGGTGAAGGTTCAGACCTCAGCAATAAAGAAGCCTTAAAAGGAAGGGCTAAGAGAAAAACTATTACTCAGTCTATGGCTTTAAGTCTTATAGATGTAGTTAAAGAAAAAGATGATTCTGAAAGAGAAAAAGCTTATTGGAATACATACTATTGTCAAAGTTCCATAACTACTTCAAAGGGGAAACTTTATGGTAAATATTGTAAAAATAGGTTTTGCACATTATGTTGTAGTATTCGCAAAGCGGAAATCATTAATAAATATTTACCAGTAATAAAAGAATGGGAAGATCCTCATTTTATAACCTTAACCGTAAAGTCCTGTAACCACAATCAGTTAAGATCTTATATAAGATCAATGAAGAGTACATTTAAGCGAATCATTGAAAAGCATAAAAAGCAGGATCAGAGAGGAACGGGTGAGAAACTAATAGGTGTAAAATCTTTAGAATGCTGTTTCAATCCACAGAGAAGAACGTATAACCCTCACTTTCATTTAATAGTTGCAAATAAGGCTATGGCAAATATAATCGTTGCCGAATGGATAAATAGAAGTAAGAAAGGAATGGTTTCACCCAAAGCGCAGTATATCCTGAAAACATTCGATGTAGAAAAAAACCTTATAGAAATTATTAAATATGGAAGTAAAATCTTTACAGAACCCGACTTAAAAAAGCGTTCCAAATCCAATGAAAATGAACGGCAGATGTATGTAGCTGCTTTAGATACGATATTAGCTGCAATGAAAGGAAAAAGAATATTCGACCGCTTTGGTTTCAATTTACCGAAGAAAGCAAAAAATAACCTTTCGACTACTCAATTAATTAGTGATTTTAAGCAATGGGAATTTAATCCTGCCTTAGCAAATTGGCAGAATATATATAACGCTGAGGTACTTACAGATTATAAGCTTCCTTCAGACCTGGCTGCTATGTTATCAAATAATATTAATGGTAATATTAAATGA
- a CDS encoding universal stress protein, whose translation MKNILLPTDFSENSVNAIKYALRFFEKRNCNFYLLHTFTPASYHSGKAFQNFTSMELVHATRDAAAEKIKALIADLKSEFKNQKHHLKWVVDFNLLIGKIRSMVKEKNIDLIIMGTQGATGAKEIFLGTHTMYTIKKVNCPVLAVPSGYHYKKPEEILFATDYNILRPQDLRFLEYYIGLHSARLHILNVYTETLDEKQREHRKQLSEFLKDRKPVFHLTEGDDIPEAVEAFQKENNIDLMMMVHKKHSFFENILFKPVINQLVYHTNVPFMVMPVREKQSEE comes from the coding sequence ATGAAAAATATTCTTCTACCAACAGATTTTTCAGAGAATTCGGTAAATGCGATTAAATATGCGCTGAGGTTTTTTGAGAAGAGGAACTGTAATTTTTATCTACTGCATACTTTCACCCCGGCTTCCTATCATTCGGGTAAAGCTTTTCAGAATTTTACTTCTATGGAACTTGTCCACGCCACCAGGGATGCGGCGGCTGAAAAAATAAAGGCTCTTATAGCAGATCTCAAATCTGAATTCAAGAATCAGAAACACCATCTTAAGTGGGTAGTAGATTTCAACCTGCTTATAGGGAAGATTAGGAGCATGGTAAAGGAGAAGAATATAGATCTCATTATTATGGGAACCCAGGGTGCTACCGGTGCCAAAGAGATCTTTCTGGGTACGCACACCATGTATACCATCAAGAAAGTGAATTGTCCTGTGCTGGCCGTGCCTTCGGGATATCACTATAAAAAGCCGGAAGAGATATTGTTCGCAACAGACTATAACATCTTAAGGCCCCAGGATCTCAGGTTTCTGGAATATTATATCGGGTTACACTCCGCACGTTTACATATATTAAATGTTTATACCGAAACCCTGGACGAAAAACAACGGGAACACCGCAAACAGCTATCTGAATTTCTGAAAGATCGTAAACCTGTTTTTCATCTTACCGAAGGTGATGATATTCCCGAGGCTGTAGAGGCTTTTCAAAAAGAGAATAACATAGATCTTATGATGATGGTACATAAGAAGCATAGTTTTTTCGAAAATATACTTTTTAAACCTGTCATCAATCAACTGGTATATCATACCAATGTGCCCTTTATGGTCATGCCGGTACGGGAGAAGCAGAGTGAAGAGTAA
- a CDS encoding class I SAM-dependent methyltransferase — MRNYIYSIIISLLALSFFQCKGQTEKNSEQYTYQSGSLDGTGKFYKGREISHVMGYQGIKWLERPEREKEENTSRLIENLDISPGDSIADIGAGSGYHVFKMAPLAMEGLIYAVDIQPEMLQSILERKKESGLNNIEIVKGSEKRVNLPEDSVDKILMVDVYHEFSYPVEMLESMHRALREDGQIYLIEYRGEDDSIPIKELHKMTEEQAVKEFKANGFKLKKNIDNLPWQHCLVFVKG, encoded by the coding sequence ATGAGAAATTACATTTATTCCATAATAATAAGCTTATTGGCCCTAAGCTTTTTTCAATGCAAAGGACAAACCGAAAAAAACAGCGAACAATATACGTACCAATCTGGCAGTTTAGACGGCACAGGTAAATTCTACAAAGGCCGGGAGATCTCTCATGTAATGGGATACCAGGGAATAAAATGGTTGGAGCGCCCGGAACGTGAAAAAGAAGAAAATACGAGCAGGCTTATTGAGAACCTGGATATCTCACCAGGAGACAGCATCGCGGATATAGGCGCGGGCTCTGGCTATCACGTTTTTAAAATGGCTCCACTAGCCATGGAAGGTCTCATTTATGCCGTAGATATCCAACCGGAAATGTTGCAGTCCATCCTTGAACGAAAGAAGGAATCGGGTTTGAACAATATTGAAATCGTAAAGGGATCAGAAAAGAGAGTAAATCTACCCGAAGACTCGGTAGATAAGATCCTTATGGTAGATGTGTATCACGAATTCAGTTACCCGGTAGAGATGCTGGAATCCATGCATAGAGCTTTACGTGAGGATGGCCAGATTTATCTAATAGAATACCGCGGGGAGGACGATTCGATCCCCATCAAAGAACTTCACAAAATGACTGAAGAGCAGGCGGTAAAAGAATTTAAAGCAAACGGTTTTAAATTGAAGAAAAATATTGATAACCTACCCTGGCAGCATTGTTTGGTATTTGTAAAGGGGTGA
- a CDS encoding LytTR family DNA-binding domain-containing protein has product MIKAVIIDDELNAQSLLEKTLDRYFPNKFNIAGKCNSVDTGVLAIKEHEPDLVFLDIQMPEKNGFELFKYFDVINFEVIFTTAYNQFAIKAIKRSALDYLLKPINHLELAEAIKRFESKKTGSSAQKKLSLLLENLNVNDQNVSKIAFPTVDGFELVHSNQILYCKAESNYCCIKKIDGCTKTAAKTLKFVEEILPANSFKRIHKSYVLNLNYVVRYHKANKEVELTNGEKLPVSFRKEEEFINAILQNH; this is encoded by the coding sequence ATGATAAAAGCTGTGATCATCGACGATGAATTAAATGCCCAGAGTTTACTGGAAAAAACCCTGGATAGATATTTCCCAAATAAATTCAATATTGCAGGTAAGTGCAATTCAGTAGACACAGGGGTTCTGGCGATTAAAGAACATGAACCAGACCTCGTGTTTTTAGACATACAAATGCCCGAAAAAAATGGTTTCGAATTATTCAAGTATTTCGATGTTATAAATTTTGAGGTCATCTTCACTACAGCTTATAATCAATTTGCCATTAAAGCGATCAAGCGCAGTGCGCTGGATTATTTACTGAAACCTATAAATCATCTCGAACTTGCTGAAGCCATTAAAAGGTTTGAATCTAAAAAGACCGGCAGTTCTGCTCAGAAAAAACTTTCTTTACTACTCGAGAACCTGAATGTAAATGACCAGAACGTGAGTAAGATCGCTTTTCCTACTGTGGATGGTTTTGAACTCGTACATTCCAATCAAATCTTATATTGCAAAGCAGAGAGCAATTATTGCTGCATAAAGAAAATTGACGGTTGCACTAAAACGGCTGCGAAGACCTTAAAATTTGTAGAAGAGATCCTTCCTGCCAATTCCTTTAAAAGGATACACAAAAGCTATGTTCTCAATTTAAATTATGTGGTTAGATACCATAAGGCCAATAAAGAAGTTGAATTAACCAATGGAGAGAAACTTCCTGTCTCTTTCCGCAAAGAAGAAGAATTTATCAATGCGATTCTGCAAAACCACTAG
- a CDS encoding energy transducer TonB — protein MQVKKNPKADLSRNSLIYFQIGLIIILSITYFGIEWKFTEHSDTFNYEVTVPEFDMEDIPVTAIKDVPPPPPPPPPVPEVIEVVADELEVEETEIRSTESSQEQMIEKVIEVAEIKEEKLEEKVEEVPFVLIENVPVYPGCENQPDNASKKKCMSTKIDELIQDEFNTNLGADLNMYGINRIYVVFRINEHGDVTGIQTRGPHKLLEAEAERVVKMLPKMSPGRQRNRPVSVVYTLPIIFEVREESL, from the coding sequence ATGCAAGTCAAGAAAAATCCAAAAGCAGACCTAAGCCGTAACAGCTTAATATATTTCCAGATAGGATTGATCATCATTCTTTCAATCACTTATTTTGGAATTGAATGGAAGTTTACAGAACATTCTGATACTTTCAACTATGAGGTCACTGTACCCGAATTCGATATGGAAGATATCCCGGTGACGGCGATAAAGGATGTACCTCCGCCTCCTCCACCTCCCCCACCCGTACCAGAAGTGATCGAAGTGGTCGCCGATGAACTGGAAGTAGAAGAAACCGAAATTAGATCTACAGAATCCAGCCAGGAACAAATGATCGAGAAGGTGATCGAAGTGGCCGAAATCAAAGAAGAAAAGTTAGAAGAAAAGGTAGAAGAAGTTCCCTTTGTGCTTATTGAAAATGTGCCTGTATATCCTGGTTGTGAGAACCAACCCGATAATGCTTCTAAAAAGAAATGTATGTCGACCAAAATTGATGAATTGATACAAGATGAGTTCAATACGAATCTTGGTGCGGACCTAAACATGTACGGTATCAATAGAATTTACGTAGTTTTCAGAATCAACGAGCATGGTGATGTAACTGGAATCCAAACCCGTGGCCCACATAAATTACTGGAAGCAGAGGCTGAGAGAGTTGTTAAAATGCTACCTAAAATGAGTCCGGGAAGGCAAAGAAACCGCCCCGTAAGCGTGGTCTATACTTTACCGATCATCTTCGAAGTAAGAGAAGAATCTTTATAA
- a CDS encoding helix-turn-helix domain-containing protein, which translates to MNNPFETLNQRLANIETLLLEIKHKPEDKEKPENLTVKETAKLLKVSEQSVHNYIKKGFIPAKKVGRILLINRTDIDNSLEGVKSLKYKRS; encoded by the coding sequence ATGAATAACCCATTTGAAACGCTAAACCAAAGATTAGCAAACATCGAAACTCTTCTTCTGGAGATCAAACACAAACCAGAGGATAAAGAAAAACCTGAAAACCTAACCGTAAAAGAAACAGCCAAACTTCTAAAGGTTTCTGAGCAGTCAGTTCACAACTACATCAAAAAAGGATTTATACCTGCTAAAAAAGTGGGCAGGATTCTTCTTATCAATCGTACCGATATTGATAATTCATTGGAAGGTGTGAAGTCCCTAAAATACAAACGTAGCTAA
- a CDS encoding FkbM family methyltransferase — MTESKRMDLKTHFNSVLDDTLERNLNDTPKDYFSWGRDSRHRLDNSEKMPWLPQIKQFTLRKIASKIKSRLKRKRYSKKDVVANFNEKYSCFENSYQLMSDNYSRQIFTELILMAIVKENRMRLSSFSKDYIDSYEFASKEILNSKDYLNIYDWELGKVSLGNPKISIFTSPVLLAMYNVGRLYRYEKNDVIVEVNKGDTVIDAGVGWGDTTIYLAALADPKSGGKSYAFDILEEGMNALSEQCKINKEINNITQVLKALSDKDDETVNISSPSPGARIVKEISSKQVQTITIDSILKDEKLERIDFIKMDIEGAEIPALKGASRAIQDFKPKLAISVYHKWDDLLEIPKLINSLRKDYKMYLDCTTGFGGEAVLYCI; from the coding sequence TTGACAGAATCAAAAAGAATGGATTTAAAAACGCATTTTAATAGTGTCTTAGATGACACCCTAGAAAGAAATTTAAATGATACACCTAAGGATTATTTTAGTTGGGGACGTGATTCTCGTCACCGCCTTGATAATTCTGAAAAGATGCCTTGGCTACCACAAATAAAACAGTTCACTCTAAGGAAAATTGCATCTAAAATTAAATCCAGATTAAAAAGGAAAAGATATTCTAAAAAAGATGTTGTTGCTAATTTCAACGAGAAATATTCATGTTTTGAAAATTCATATCAACTTATGTCAGATAATTATTCAAGACAGATTTTTACAGAATTGATTTTAATGGCTATTGTTAAGGAGAATCGTATGAGATTATCGTCTTTCTCAAAAGATTACATTGATTCATATGAATTCGCGTCAAAAGAAATATTAAATTCTAAAGACTATCTTAATATATATGATTGGGAATTAGGCAAAGTCTCATTAGGAAACCCTAAAATTTCTATATTTACTTCACCTGTTTTATTAGCAATGTATAACGTAGGAAGATTATATAGATATGAAAAGAATGATGTGATTGTTGAAGTAAATAAAGGTGATACAGTTATCGATGCAGGAGTAGGATGGGGTGATACCACAATTTATTTAGCTGCCCTTGCTGACCCTAAAAGTGGCGGCAAGTCTTATGCTTTTGATATTCTGGAAGAGGGAATGAATGCTTTGTCAGAACAATGCAAAATAAATAAAGAAATTAATAATATAACCCAGGTACTAAAAGCCCTTTCTGATAAAGATGATGAGACTGTTAATATATCATCTCCTTCCCCTGGCGCTAGAATAGTAAAAGAAATATCTTCTAAACAGGTACAAACAATAACTATTGACAGCATCTTAAAAGATGAGAAATTAGAAAGGATTGATTTTATTAAAATGGATATTGAAGGTGCTGAAATTCCAGCTTTAAAAGGCGCATCAAGGGCAATACAGGACTTCAAACCAAAATTAGCAATTAGTGTATATCATAAATGGGACGATTTATTAGAGATACCAAAACTAATCAATAGTCTAAGAAAGGATTATAAAATGTACTTGGATTGTACTACAGGATTCGGTGGTGAAGCAGTATTATATTGTATTTAA
- a CDS encoding histidine kinase, whose product MRFCKTTRLFFLLFLWFNIAFSQNFPSKNYNAASELPNNTVRALLLDSDNVLWIGTDNGVVKKENDVFKYFFEEDGLALNSCWAIAEDRNKNLWFGSYGEGISIYNGAKFRVISEKDGLAHNEVTKLFSHKDHMFIGTSDGVSLVNINNYDVHTFNIPESEKLFRVQNFFEVKEQIYVVTYRSGIYKISGKDNEKVLTKVNNDDYVYSVLKNNDSIYISKKGFFRKTTLTDYLKKGDTISSKKLGYSIIWDYIKTRDQKIFAAGWGIYDTSGGIYEVQNDELISRASDFNIFSKEVISLAYDDKFEKLYVGTRDAGLFEIKLDPLVKFHRTEGKNIIGFARTGNTSAELSSNGILIKEKEIKINLDQLKKWQEEYIKTTKQPLPKHEDSFYELDYSTRARDIQFYDIKTYKDVYWVNTNIGIFAIEENGKLHRYLPLHSEEINFTINGDLIETHPYGGVRVYQDLNKFEYTHFLQDHPETPTLVVNSLQTNRKTYFLSVFSGLYAWEKDEFSSYIQSGRWKEKKLRHITSLGKNLAISNEFGDVFIVNDGKSFEILKKIPRAKIEGNTISFLKEYQGSLLIGTEKGLSLYKDDRFIYLNEEQGLKQPFLSGEVDGNRLVIGSKDGYYTIDLNRVSDAEPLVNDLNIKEIFINNNEFAYEEFTGETEIDLPYDQNTVLLKFSTNAHPYPHKLRYQYRLNNSENWSRPFPEPQIFLPFLPSKDYEVDVRVLDKSTGLSYTQSLLNMAILPPFYKSWWFLLIVMSTISLLIFSIYKFQIRQTRNFEMQKRLIQKRFEETKMEALLAQMNPHFIFNAMNSIQNYIMDSDIDNATIFLGDFAKLIRLNLDHCTKPSILLVEEIEYLRSYIRIENTRFNNKIEVVMSIDPEIDTYEVEIPTMILQTFVENVFVHAFPGDIKDPRLEISFKLLTEDLLQCKIQDNGIGFTSGTTNKLHDSKGVRLVQERLALLGYNVEEAVRINSKKNKGTTVIITLEI is encoded by the coding sequence ATGCGATTCTGCAAAACCACTAGACTTTTCTTCTTACTCTTTTTATGGTTTAATATTGCGTTCTCTCAAAATTTTCCCAGCAAAAATTATAACGCTGCCAGTGAGTTGCCAAACAATACCGTTAGAGCCCTATTGTTGGACAGCGATAATGTACTCTGGATTGGCACCGATAACGGGGTGGTAAAAAAGGAGAACGATGTTTTTAAATACTTTTTTGAAGAGGATGGCTTGGCCCTGAACAGTTGCTGGGCAATTGCTGAAGACAGGAATAAGAACCTGTGGTTTGGTAGTTATGGCGAAGGTATAAGTATTTATAATGGCGCGAAATTCCGGGTAATATCAGAGAAAGATGGACTGGCTCATAATGAGGTCACCAAGCTATTCTCTCATAAGGACCACATGTTTATTGGCACCAGCGACGGGGTTTCCCTAGTCAACATTAACAACTATGACGTTCACACCTTTAATATTCCGGAAAGCGAGAAATTGTTTAGAGTTCAGAACTTTTTTGAGGTCAAGGAACAAATTTATGTGGTTACCTATAGATCTGGCATTTATAAAATTTCAGGAAAGGACAATGAAAAGGTTCTAACCAAGGTCAATAACGACGATTATGTTTATTCCGTATTAAAAAATAATGACAGCATCTACATCAGTAAAAAAGGCTTTTTCAGGAAAACTACGCTTACAGATTATTTAAAAAAGGGCGATACTATATCTTCGAAAAAACTTGGATATTCAATTATCTGGGATTACATAAAAACCAGGGATCAGAAAATTTTTGCGGCTGGCTGGGGTATATATGATACTAGTGGAGGGATTTATGAGGTCCAAAATGATGAACTAATTTCAAGGGCTTCAGACTTCAATATTTTCAGTAAAGAAGTGATCTCCCTTGCTTATGATGATAAATTTGAAAAGTTATACGTAGGTACCAGGGATGCTGGTTTGTTTGAAATCAAATTAGATCCTCTGGTAAAATTCCATAGAACTGAAGGTAAAAATATCATAGGCTTTGCCAGGACCGGAAACACTTCCGCAGAATTATCCAGCAATGGTATTCTTATAAAAGAAAAAGAGATCAAAATTAACCTGGATCAGCTTAAAAAATGGCAGGAGGAATATATAAAAACCACAAAACAACCATTGCCAAAACATGAAGATTCCTTTTACGAATTAGATTATTCCACCAGGGCCAGGGATATTCAGTTTTACGACATTAAAACTTACAAAGACGTTTATTGGGTAAATACTAATATTGGGATATTCGCTATTGAGGAAAACGGAAAATTGCATCGATACCTGCCTCTACATTCAGAAGAGATCAACTTTACAATAAACGGAGATCTCATTGAAACTCATCCTTATGGTGGCGTAAGAGTCTACCAGGATCTGAACAAATTTGAGTATACCCACTTTTTACAGGATCATCCCGAAACACCTACCTTGGTGGTCAATAGCTTACAAACAAACCGTAAGACCTATTTTCTTTCGGTTTTCTCAGGACTTTATGCCTGGGAGAAGGATGAATTTAGCTCCTATATTCAAAGCGGAAGATGGAAAGAAAAAAAATTGAGACATATCACTTCCTTAGGAAAAAACCTCGCTATCTCTAATGAGTTTGGGGATGTATTCATTGTTAATGATGGAAAATCATTTGAAATCTTAAAGAAAATACCACGGGCAAAAATTGAGGGTAATACGATTTCATTCCTTAAGGAATACCAGGGAAGTTTGTTGATAGGAACTGAAAAAGGACTAAGCCTTTATAAAGATGATAGGTTTATATACTTAAATGAGGAACAGGGCCTGAAACAGCCATTTCTTAGCGGAGAAGTAGATGGAAACAGGTTAGTTATTGGAAGCAAGGATGGTTATTACACCATTGATCTTAACCGGGTAAGCGATGCCGAACCTTTGGTAAATGATCTGAATATCAAGGAAATTTTTATCAATAACAATGAGTTCGCATACGAAGAGTTCACTGGAGAAACGGAGATTGACCTGCCGTATGACCAGAATACTGTATTGCTGAAATTTAGCACCAATGCACATCCTTATCCTCATAAATTACGTTATCAATATCGTTTGAATAATAGTGAGAACTGGAGTCGTCCCTTTCCAGAACCACAAATATTTCTGCCTTTTTTACCATCAAAAGATTACGAGGTTGATGTGAGGGTCTTAGATAAAAGCACTGGTTTAAGTTATACACAGTCTCTATTAAATATGGCGATTTTACCTCCATTCTATAAATCCTGGTGGTTTCTTTTAATCGTGATGTCCACAATTTCACTATTGATTTTTAGCATCTATAAATTTCAGATACGGCAAACCCGGAATTTTGAAATGCAAAAGAGACTTATCCAGAAACGATTTGAAGAAACAAAAATGGAAGCTCTCCTGGCGCAGATGAATCCGCATTTTATCTTCAATGCGATGAATTCCATACAGAATTATATCATGGACAGCGATATAGATAACGCCACCATTTTCCTGGGTGATTTTGCCAAATTAATTCGGCTCAACCTCGATCACTGCACCAAACCTAGTATTTTATTAGTCGAGGAAATTGAATATTTACGATCTTATATCCGTATCGAAAATACCAGGTTCAATAATAAAATTGAAGTGGTAATGAGCATAGATCCTGAAATTGATACCTACGAGGTGGAGATCCCTACAATGATATTGCAAACCTTTGTGGAAAATGTATTTGTACACGCATTCCCCGGTGATATTAAAGATCCCAGGTTAGAAATTTCCTTTAAGCTATTGACAGAGGATCTGCTACAATGTAAAATTCAAGACAACGGTATTGGCTTTACTTCAGGTACAACTAATAAATTGCATGATTCAAAAGGGGTGCGCCTCGTCCAGGAGCGACTGGCGTTACTAGGTTATAATGTAGAGGAGGCCGTTCGCATAAATTCCAAAAAAAACAAAGGAACTACAGTCATCATTACCTTAGAGATATAA